Below is a window of Sporosarcina ureae DNA.
GCCTGGGTAGGTTTGGTCTTCAGTCTTTGCCAGCGCTTAGATAGAGTCTGGCGCTGGTAGTCTTTTGGTTGGTTGGTTCTGCTCTGCATGGTCTTTTGCTGTACTTACGGATTGTTTACGCTTTTTGAAGATGTAGTAACCTAGCATAGCTGAACCGTAGATGTTGCCTAGTTTTTTGTTTTGCTCTGATGTGTCTGTGTGCTCTCCTTTTTGTTGGACAGATGATGACACGTCCACAAGTGAAGAAGTTAATTGATGTGTAGATTCGCCAAGGTCCCCGATTACTTGGAACAATGGTGTGAGATTTTCAATTTTTGTATTGATATCTGCTAATGAATCATTACTGTTTTTGATTAAGTTTCCTGTTTCATCCAAGATACCGTCAAGTTGTTTCGGAAGTGCCCCTACTGTCTCATCGACATCGTGTAGGATATTTCCAACTTGTTGTAGTACTTTAGCGAAATAGATAGCTAAAATGACGAAGGCAATACCAATCAGTATAACGCCAATTCCAACGAGATCCATTCTCAACCCTCATTTCCTTTTACGTAGTTTTTGTACTTCTTTTGCCGCGTTGCCATGAATTATAAACCTGAGCGCCGAACTCTCCATATTGAATGGCTTGAACGAACTTTTCTGTTCCCGGAAGAGAACCGTCCTCTTCAAACTGTCTTGTCCGTTTGTTTACTTCTTCACTCAAGTACTGGCTTGACCGTCCGATATTTTCGATAGTAGAAAATAAAGGTGTCGTTGCAGCGAGTTTCACTTGAACATCTGTTGCCAGTTGTTCCGTCTCATTTAAGGTTCCATATAATTGCTCCATGCTTTTGTCCAGCTCTGCCTCTACCCCTTTTACC
It encodes the following:
- a CDS encoding DUF948 domain-containing protein; translated protein: MDLVGIGVILIGIAFVILAIYFAKVLQQVGNILHDVDETVGALPKQLDGILDETGNLIKNSNDSLADINTKIENLTPLFQVIGDLGESTHQLTSSLVDVSSSVQQKGEHTDTSEQNKKLGNIYGSAMLGYYIFKKRKQSVSTAKDHAEQNQPTKRLPAPDSI
- a CDS encoding DUF948 domain-containing protein, translating into MAYIGLLLIAISLLIVAIYLSLLLTKSSNLLLTVMGTVKGVEAELDKSMEQLYGTLNETEQLATDVQVKLAATTPLFSTIENIGRSSQYLSEEVNKRTRQFEEDGSLPGTEKFVQAIQYGEFGAQVYNSWQRGKRSTKTT